Below is a window of Agathobacter rectalis ATCC 33656 DNA.
GAAGAACCAGCGGATAAGAGAAAGTGAGTAAACTCCAATATCAAGCAATGCTCCTCCAGCAAGCTTACGACTGAAAAATCGGTTTGTCATATTGTAATCCTTGTAGCTTCCAAAATTGACCTGAATTAAATTTAGCCTGCCGAGTTGTCCACTTGCAATTATTTCGTTTAGCTTTTTATAAACAGGCATATGATATATAGTCATGGCTTCAGCAAGAATAACGTTATTTTCTTTGGCCAGTGAGACGGCTTCATCGAGCTCTGCGATATTTAAAGTAATAGATTTCTCACAGAGTACATGCTTTCCATTAGAAAGGGCTTTTCTTAGATAATTGATGTGAGTATTGTGTGGAGTGGAGATGTAAATGATATCCACATCAGGATCATAAAAGACGTCATCAATGTTGTCATATACCTTTGAAATGCCATATTTTTGTGCAAAAGCTACGGCCTTTTCATGAGTTCTGTTGGCAACTGAATAAAGAGTGCGTCCTTCCTTGGAGAGAGCATGCGCGAGCTCATTAGCTATTACACCGCAGCCGAGTGTTGCCCAATTAAGCTGTTTCATGTGAAATCCTCCTTTTTAACTTAAAGTATTGTAGCTGTGATGGTACATAAATTATTTAAAATGGTGTGAAATAACAAAATATAAACTCATTGATGATACCTTTTGACCCTTTAATCATAAAATATGTACCATAATGAACATATTCTAGCATGATGAATTATGAATTACAATGCATTTAGATTCAAAACAGTCAAAAACAGTCAAATTTGATAGTGACTAAATTAAAATTAGTTAATTTGAACTATATTTTAGATTATAAATTAGTAATAGAAAAGATATTAAAATTAGTAATTAGGCAAGTATTAATGATATATATGTTATATTCTGCACTAAAATCAATGTTGTATTTGCATATAGTGCACAATTTTAAAACTTGCTTTATATATTTTCAACAATTTTTAGTGTGATTATTTGTGAATATAAATGACGGATTATGATTGACAATGACGGATTATGAAAATATAATTATACTACAAGTTAAATGAATGTTGAAATGTTTAATACAGTAATTTGAAAATAAGCATTGAATAAATGGCTTATAAAATAAGTCTTTGAATAATTTGATAAACTGGGGTGATTAGATGCTGGCAGAAGATAGATGCAAAAAAATACTCGATATATTAGATTCGATGGGAAGTGTGACTGTTCAGCAGCTTATGGATGAGCTTGATACATCCGAGTCAACAATCAGACGTGATCTGGTTGCAATGGACAAGAAGGGTTATCTCACCAAGGTACATGGTGGTGCGATTGTAAATAATACGAATATCCATACTCAGGATGAGAAGGTTATCAACAGGCTTAAGCAGAATCGCAACGAAAAGGAACAGATTGCCAGATATGCGGCATCACTTATTGTGGATAATGATTTTGTTTATATAGATGCCGGTACTACAACAGCAGTCATGATTGATTATATTACTGCAAAGAATGTGGTTTTTGTTACAAACTCTCTGACTAATGCCAAGAGAATTTCCGATAGGGGATATACAGTATATATTCTGGGTGGCGAGTTCAAGTCTACTACCGAGGCTATTGTCGGAGATGAGGCCGTTGTGACGCTCGATAAATATAATTTTACGAAGGGCTTCTGGGGAACCAACGGAATTACTGTGAAGAATGGATTTACGACTCCGGAGATAAAGGAGGCCATGGTTAAAAAGAAATCCATGGAGAATAGCAAGGAGAAATACATTCTTGCGGATGACAGTAAGTTTTCACAGGTATCAAGCATCAAGTTTGCTGATTTTGAAGATGCTGTAATTATTACAAATGCACTAAGTAATGACAACTATAAGAAATACAAAAATATTAAGGAGGTCTAACATGATTTACACAGTTACTTTTAATCCATCATTAGATTATATTGTTGATGTAACAGATTTTAAGACAGGAGTAGTCAATAGAACGACTGGAGAGAAGATTTTTGCAGGTGGTAAAGGCATCAATGTTTCCATGGTTCTTAAGAATCTTGGAATGAGCAATACTTCACTTGGTTTTACAGCGGGTTTTACAGGAAATGAAATTAAAAGACTTCTAGCAAAAAAAGGTGTTGATACTGATTTTATAGAGGTGGAGGATGGTATTTCACGTATCAACGTGAAGCTTCGCTCAAATGAGGAATCCGAGATTAATGGTCAGGGTCCTGCAATCACTGAGGACAATATTAAAAAACTCTATGAGAAGCTTGACTGCTTAAAGGAGTCTGATGTGCTTGTTCTCGCAGGAAGTATTCCTGATGTGATGCCTTCATCAATGTATATGGATATCATGAAGCATCTTGAGGGTCGCGGAATAAATATCGTGGTTGATGCGACAAGAAATCTGCTCACAAACGTGCTTCCATATAAGCCGTTCCTCATCAAGCCAAACAATCATGAGCTCGGTGAGATATTCGGGGTTGAGATTACAGACAAGGACGATGTGATAAAGTATGCAAAGAAGCTTCAGGAGCAGGGCGCAAGAAACGTGCTTGTTTCAATGGCAGGCGACGGAGCAGTGCTTGTGACTGAGGATGGACAGGAGTTTAAGGCAAATGCACCTAAAGGAAAGCTCAAAAATTCTGTAGGAGCAGGAGATTCGATGGTAGCCGGATTTGTTTACGGATACCTCAAATCAAATGATTATAAGCAGGCATTTATTTATGGCGTATGTACGGGAAGTGCAAGTGCATTTTCTGAGGAGCTTGCTACAAAGCCTGAGGTTGAAGCACTTATTGATAAATGGGACAGTGCTTCCAATTAAACAAACGGTATCAAAAAGGTTGATATAAATAATTAAATTAATACATTCTATTAGGAGGAATGATGTATGACAATCAGGGATTTATTGGCAGCTGAGAGTATCAATTTGAATGGTACGCCTGCCGGAAAAACCGAAGCATTGAATCAGTGTATTGATTTGATGGCAAAAAGTGGCAAAATAGCCGATGTGGAGAAGTATCGCAAGGGTGTTTTTGCAAGAGAGGAGGAAGGCACAACAGGAATTGGAATGGGTATAGCAATTCCTCATTGCAAGTCTGATGCTGTTACTAAAGCAGGTCTTGCGGCAATGGTTGTAAAGGATGGGGTTGACTTTGAATCACTCGATGGTACACCTGCAAAGATTATTTTCCTTATAGCTGCACCAAACACAGAGGATAATGTGCATCTTCAGGTGCTTAGCAAGCTCTCTGTTATGCTGATGGACGAGCAGTTTACAAATTCTCTTATCAATGCCGGTTCAGTTGATGAGTTTTTAAATATCATCGATAGCGCTGAAAAAGCAAAGGATGAGAAAGAGGCTGCCAAAGAGGCAAAGGCTAAAGAGCCTGTTGAGGTGAAGAAGGACGATGTATTTATCGTTGCAGTTACAGCCTGTCCTACAGGAATTGCCCATACTTATATGGCTGCTGAGGCTATCGAGAAAAAAGCCAAGGAGCTTGGATATCAGGTAAAGGTTGAGACAAGAGGCTCAGGCGGAGCCAAAAATGTGCTCACAGATGATGAAATCGCAAAGGCTGCAGGTGTTATAGTTGCCTGTGATACAAATGTACCTACAGACCGCTTTGACGGAAAGAAGGTTATTGAGTGTCAGGTTTCTGACGGAATCAATAAGGCAGAAGAGCTCATAAAGAGAATTGCTGCCGGTGATGCTCCTGTATTTAAGGCATCAGGTAAAAAGGAGGCTTCACATTCATCAGTTGGTGGAAAGGAGAGCGTTGGACATCAGATTTACAAGCACCTGATGAATGGTGTTTCACATATGCTTCCATTCGTAGTTGGTGGTGGTATTCTTATCGCAATCGCATTCCTTATCGATGGATTCAGTGTTGACCTTAATTCACTGCCGGCTGACCAGAGAGCAAATTTCGGTACTATTACACAGGCCGCAGCAATGTTTAAGGGAATCGGTGGAACAGCATTTGGATTTATGCTTCCAATTCTTGCAGGCTTTATCGCTATGAGTATTGCTGACCGTCCGGGTCTTGCAGTTGGTTTTGTAGGCGGTTCAATCGCAGCAAACGGTACATCAGGCTTCCTTGGAGCACTTGTAGCAGGTTTCGTTGCAGGATATATTGTGCTCCTCTTAAAGAAGGTATTTTCTAAACTTCCGGAGAGTCTTGATGGTATGAAGCCGGTTCTGCTTTATCCGCTGCTTGGTATATTCCTGGTAGGCGTTATAATGCAGTTTGTAGTTGAGCCTCCAATCGGAGCTTTAAATACAGCTATCAACAATGGTCTTAATGGACTTAACGGTGCAAGCGCAGTAGTGCTCGGAGTACTTCTCGGAGGAATGATGTCAGTAGATATGGGTGGCCCTGTAAACAAAGCCGCTTATGTATTTGGTACAGCTTCAATCGCTGCCGGAAACTACAATATTATGGCAGCAGTTATGATTGGCGGTATGGTTCCACCAATCGCAATCGCTCTTGCAACAATCTTCTTCAAGAACAAGTTCACAGCAGATGAGAGAAAGGCAGGACCTACAAACTTTATCATGGGATTATCATTTATCACAGAGGGTGCAATCCCATTCGCAGCATCTGATCCGCTTCATGTCCTTCCGGCATGTGTAGTCGGTTCAGCAGTGGCAGGTGGACTTTCAATGGCATTTGGATGTACACTCATGGCACCTCACGGAGGAATCTTCGTAGTTCCTACAATCGGAAATCCGTTAATGTATCTTGTTGCATTAGTAATCGGATCTTTCATTGCATGTGGATTACTCGGATTACTCAAAAAGAAAGTAAGTGAATAAGCAATCCTCAATTATCATTTAATCCAACCTATAAACTAATCAACAAAGGCACTGCTTCGGCGGTGCCTTTGTTGTTATGTTGTGATATAAAAATTAAAAGTATAAACATTCTCTGAAATAACAGCCTCATGCCTTGACGAGTGAATTTTCCAAGCTTAAAGTAGTATTAGGATGAAATAGTAAGTCAAAAAAATCAATTATTTATGAGACTTAAATAAAAAAAACAGTGAGGCATAAAATGGGCAAGGTTATAGGTATAGATTTAGGAACAACAAACAGCTGTGTGGCAGTATTGGAGAATAATCAGCCGGTAGTCATAACTAACAGCGAGGGTCAGAGAACAACTCCGTCTGTAGTGGCTTTTACAAAAAATGGAGAGCGACTGGTTGGTGAGGCTGCAAAGAGGCAGGCAGCAGTCAATGTGGACAGGACATTTTTCTCAATAAAGAGACAGATGGGAAGCGATTTCAGGGCAAAGGTGGACGGAAAGCTGTATTCAGCTCCTGAGATTTCTTCTATGATTCTCAGAAAGCTGAAAAAGGATGCAGAGGACTATATTGGTGAGGCAGTGACAGACGCTGTAATCACAGTTCCTGCATATTTTTCGGATGCGCAGAGGCAGGCAACCAAGGATGCAGGAAGGATTGCTGGGCTTAATGTGCTTCGAATCATAAATGAGCCAACCTCTGCGGCACTCGCATACGGACTGGACCACGGACAGCAGCAGAAAATTCTTGTCTACGACCTCGGAGGAGGAACCTTCGATGTGTCTGTTATCGAAATAGGGGACAATCTGATAGAGGTGCTTGCCACAGCCGGTGATAATCATCTGGGTGGAGATGATTTTGATGAGAGAATCACGAATTATCTTGTCACAGAGTTTTACAGACAGCAGAATGTGGATCTGAGAAAGGATAATACGGCTATGCAGCGTGTCAGGGAGGAGGCTGAGAAGGCAAAAAAGGTGCTTTCATCCTCATCCTCAACCACTATCAACCTGCCATTTATCACCACTGTAAAGGGACAGCCGGTTCACATGGAGATGAACCTTACAAGAGCTGAGTTTAATGAGATAACAAAGGATCTGGTGGAGAGAACTGCTATTCCTGTCAATCAGGCACTTTCAGATGCGGGTATTTCCGCAGCAGAGCTTGGAATGGTGCTGTTGGTAGGAGGCTCGACACGTGTGCCGGCTGTTGTTGAGGAGGTCAGAAGAATTACAGGAAAAGAGCCTTCACACAACCTAAATCCTGACGAGTGCGTGGCACTCGGTGCAGCAGTACAGGGTGGCAAGCTCGGTGGAGCAATTGTCGCAGGCAGCAGTGCGGCAGAGATTATACTGATGGATGTCACACCGCTTTCACTAGGAATTGAGACAGTTGGTGGTGTCTCAACCAAAATTATTGACAGAAATACGACTATTCCTACGAGATACAGCCAGATTTTTACAACTGCAGGAAGCTTCCAGACCTCTGTGGATATAAAGGTACTGCAGGGTGAGAGGCAGTTTGCAAGGGACAATAAGCTGATTGGAAACTTCAGGCTAAAGGGCATCAAGCCGGCTCCGGCAGGTGTGCCGCAGATAGAGGTGACGTTTGATATAGATGCAAACGGCATTGTGCAGGTTTCTGCAAAGGACCTGGGCACAGGAAAGCATCAGGAGATTACGATTACCGCAAGCTCAAATTTGTCTGATTCTGAGATTGAGCAGGCTATCCGTGAGGCGCAGGAGTATGAGGCAACAGACGGACAGAGAAAGGCTTATATTGATGCAAGAAGTGAGGCTGATACGCTTGTGCGCCAGGTGGAAAATGTCATGGCTGACAAGGAAAAAAGAAAGGCTATGGACAGCGCACAGAAAAAAAGTGTGAAATCATCGCTTTCGTATGTGAAGAAGCTTATTTCAAGGACAAAGCCCGGAAATGTGAGCGAAGAGCAGGCTGCCGAGATAAAGCATGCGGCAGATGAGCTGAGAAATGCGGCAGCGGGATTGATTTAATTATAAAGGGCTGTAATCAGTAGCTATTATTATTCATTTGGCTATTTACGAGAAGCGGATTTTCATATAAAATATGGGTAAGTGGTGAGTATTCAGAACCACCCTGAATAGTTATAATGTTAATTTAAATCCGAGGAAATAGAAAATGAATGCGAACGATAAAACAGAAAAGGTACTAAGAGAAATTCATATCATGCTCTCAAAGGCGGAGCCGTATAAGCCGGAGCCGAGCAGGGTGATCATAAACAAGCAGCAAATGATAGATTTACTTGCTGAGCTGAATAAGTGTATATATGCAATACAGGATGAGTATGAGCTTACTGAACAGAGTCGCAATCACGCAGAGAGAGAGTTCAGAAAGAAGGGGGATCAGATAGTCTGGGATGCAAGCAGAAAGGCTGAGGATGTGTATGCAGCATCGGTTATCTATACGGATGAGGCGCTTTCAAGAGTGCGTGATATCATCAATGATACCAACGAGTCACTTGAAAAGCTGTGCAAGAATATGAAGGATAAGATTGCAGAGCAGGAGAAGATAGTTAAAACTAACCAGTATGAGCTCAAGGGACAGCTTCAGGATTTGTCCGATACGGAGAAGTATCTTAAGATTATCGATGACAGAAATAAGGAGATAGAACGTCAGAAAAATGCAGGTAAACCTGTAGAGGAGCGTACTATTGACAATGAAGAGAAGTCCATCTATGCAAACAGACAGACTGAAATCAAGGTAAATATGGATTATATCAGAAAACTGGGACTTGCTGAGGGCGAGGACCTGGGAGATGGTGTAGTGGGTGAAGTGAAGCTTGCAGACGATACACCTGATGCCGGATTAAATCATAGCAATGATAAGGATGAAGCCAAGGCTGCCGGCTCAAAATCGTCTGTTGATGAGGATTATAAGGCAATAAGCAGAAAAGCCGGCAATCCACCTGTTATCAACACAAAGGAAGGGAAGGAGCTCACAGACGGTATCCACAGAATGTGGCAGAGCATCACCGGAAATAAAGGGAAATGAAACACACCTATGTAATATAAAGCAGCAGTTCAAAACAGAACGGCTGCTTTTTGGCTTATATTTAAAAGTGGGTAATATTAAGCAGATTTTAAGAAAAACAAAGTGGATAATCTGATAAAATATAGCTGACTAACGGCAGGAGAAGGTTTCTGTTCAAAATTCATAGAAGGAGGATAATATGACAATATTAGTTTGTGATGACGACAAGGAAATAGTTGAGGCAATTGAGATTTACCTGATGCAGGAGGGCTACGACGTGGAGAAGGCTTACGACGGCATACAGGCGGTTGAAATTATGAAGAATAAAAAAATAGACCTCATGATAATAGATGTCATGATGCCAAAGCTCGACGGAATAAGAGCCACTTTGCAGATACGAAAGGAAAGCAGGGTGCCGATAATCATTCTATCGGCAAAGACAGAGGATGCTGACAAGATTTTAGGCCTCAATGTGGGAGCTGATGATTATGTCACAAAGCCTTTTAATCCGCTTGAGCTTGTGGCAAGGGTAAAGTCACAGCTTCGCAGATATACCACTCTGTCAAGCAATGATGCAGCCGGAGACAAGGTTTATGAAGCCGGAGGTCTTTTGGTAAATGATGATTTAAAAAAGGTGACTGTGGATGGTGAGGAGGTAAAGCTCACACCGATTGAATACAATATACTGCTTTTACTCCTTAAAAATAAGGGAAAGGTCTACTCAATAAACGAAATATATGAGAGCATATGGAACGAGGAGGCGATAGGCGCCGACAATACAGTTGCTGTGCACATCAGACATATCAGGGAAAAAATAGAGATAAATCCTAAGGAGCCACGCTATCTGAAGGTGGTCTGGGGAGTAGGCTATAAGATAGAGGACAACAAATGAAGCAGTATACGATAGGAAAAAAAGCAGCGGTCATAGTCTTACATCAGCTATGCATGATACTTATGGTAACAGGAGTGTTTGCCACAGGCTATGCATTCAGGCACGATGCGCATGAAAATATTGATATATATACACTAATATCGCTGGCGGGCCTGGTAGGCAGCTTTGTGAGCCTGGCATATATGGCAAACGTGGCAGGCAGAAAATCAGAGGATGATTACACAATATACTATTTACCGATTGACAAGGTATACTCTGATGTGATGCTAGTGATATTTACACTGCTCATGGTATTTATGGGAAAAGTGATTTCAGGCGTAAAAAACCAGCATTTTGACTATGCATCACTCATTATGACGGCCGGCACATTTACTTTTTTGTTTGATATGGCTTTTATTATTTTATACCAGAGCATTGTAAGGAAGATAAAAGGCAATATACTTTGCACACACAGCCTGATGTACAAGGGCTATGAGCTTTTGAAAAGAGTTATTGAGAAAAAGGATATCCATACACAAAAAACCAAAGAGATAATGCGCATACAGGAGGCTCTTGAAGCTATCTCGGAAGGAGCGCTTGACACTACACTTAATGTCAATGAGTTTCATGGGCAGCAGAAAAAGGTGGCGGAGGCTGTCAACCATATACGCCAGGGTCTTATGAGCTCGGTAAATGAGAGCCTTAAAAATGAAAAACTAAAGGCAGACTTAATAACAAACGTATCACACGATATAAAGACACCTCTGACTTCAATAGTCAACTATGTTGACCTGCTTAAGAGGGAAAATCTGGAAAATGAAAATGCCAAATACTATATACATGTGCTGGAGGAAAAGTCACAGCGTTTAAAGCAGCTTACAGAGGATTTGGTAGAGACATCAAAGATTACCTCGGGAAATGTGAAGCTCAATATGCAAAAGCTTGATCTGGTTGAGCTTTTATACCAGACCGGAGGTGAATTCAATGAGCGCTTTGAGTCGAGAAATCTCACAATAGTTACAAAAATTCCATCAGAACAGATATTTATCTATGCGGATGGGCGTCAGCTTTACCGCTCTATTGAAAATCTGTATACTAATGCCGCAAAGTATGCACTGGAAAATACCAGAGTGTATGTAGAGCTTGAAAAGGCAGATACAAAGGCAGTTTTTACAATAAAGAATGTGTCTAAGAACGAGCTTGACATAGTAAGCAACGGAAATGTAGACCTGACAGAGCGTTTTGTGAGGGGAGAGAGGTCGAGAACTACTGAAGGAAGTGGACTTGGACTTTCGATTGCAAAGAATCTGACCCATTTGATGGGAGGAAAATTCGAAATTAAGGTAGATGGTGATTTATTTATTGCCACAATTACCTATAATATTATATAATAGTAAATAAAAGAATTTTGAAATACACATACGGAGGTAGAATAAGTGAAATTATATGAAAATGGTGCTTACCTTTTAAACGGTAAGGAAGTAATAATTGATGGACCGGAGGCTCAGGCAGCTGTCAAAAGCAAGACCGGCATGGACATCGATAAACAGACAGCTAAGCAGGAGACAATTGCTTACGGTATTTTAAAGGAGCACAATACATCCGGCAATATGGACAAGCTTCAGATTAAGTTTGATAAGCTTACATCGCATGATATTACATTTGTAGGTATCATCCAGACAGCACGAGCTTCAGGACTTGAGAAATTCCCTATCCCGTATGTACTTACAAACTGTCACAACAGCCTTTGTGCAGTTGGTGGAACAATCAATGAGGATGACCACATGTTTGGTCTCACATGTGCAAAGAAGTACGGTGGAATCTATGTACCACCTCATCAGGCAGTTATCCATCAGTTTGCACGAGAGATGCTTGCCGGCGGCGGAAAAATGATACTTGGTTCTGATTCACATACACGTTATGGTGCACTTGGTACTATGGCAGTCGGCGAGGGTGGACCTGAGCTTGTTAAGCAGCTTCTTGAACAGACATATGATATTGATATGCCTGAGGTAGTAGGTATTTACCTGACAGGAGAGCCAATCAAGGGCGTTGGACCACAGGATGTCGCACTTGCAATTATCGGAGAGGTATTCGGAAACGGATTTGTAAAGAACAAAGTTATGGAGTTTGTAGGACCGGGTGTGTCTAATCTGAGCGTTGACTTCCGTATAGGTGTCGATGTTATGACAACAGAGACTACATGTCTTTCTTCTATCTGGAGAACAGATGACCAGGTTAAGGAATTCTTTGAGATTCACGGTAGGGCTGAGGACCACAAGGAGCTTAATCCGGGTGAGGTGGCTTACTACGACAGATTTATTGAGATTGATTTAAGCCAGATCCGCCCAATGATAGCTATGCCATTCCACCCAAGCAATACTTACACTATCGATGAGCTCAATGCAAACCTCATGGATATTCTC
It encodes the following:
- a CDS encoding Gfo/Idh/MocA family protein, which produces MKQLNWATLGCGVIANELAHALSKEGRTLYSVANRTHEKAVAFAQKYGISKVYDNIDDVFYDPDVDIIYISTPHNTHINYLRKALSNGKHVLCEKSITLNIAELDEAVSLAKENNVILAEAMTIYHMPVYKKLNEIIASGQLGRLNLIQVNFGSYKDYNMTNRFFSRKLAGGALLDIGVYSLSLIRWFFKETPTQVSSQVKYAPTGVDEQAGILLMNDAVEMATVTLSLHSKQPKRATLSFDKAYVEIFEYPRGMQATITYTEDGHKEVIDAGDTSDALYYEVRDMEKAVSSASSDEIETLMHCQYTYDVMKIMSDIRAEWGMKYPEEE
- a CDS encoding DeoR/GlpR family DNA-binding transcription regulator, producing the protein MLAEDRCKKILDILDSMGSVTVQQLMDELDTSESTIRRDLVAMDKKGYLTKVHGGAIVNNTNIHTQDEKVINRLKQNRNEKEQIARYAASLIVDNDFVYIDAGTTTAVMIDYITAKNVVFVTNSLTNAKRISDRGYTVYILGGEFKSTTEAIVGDEAVVTLDKYNFTKGFWGTNGITVKNGFTTPEIKEAMVKKKSMENSKEKYILADDSKFSQVSSIKFADFEDAVIITNALSNDNYKKYKNIKEV
- the pfkB gene encoding 1-phosphofructokinase, producing MIYTVTFNPSLDYIVDVTDFKTGVVNRTTGEKIFAGGKGINVSMVLKNLGMSNTSLGFTAGFTGNEIKRLLAKKGVDTDFIEVEDGISRINVKLRSNEESEINGQGPAITEDNIKKLYEKLDCLKESDVLVLAGSIPDVMPSSMYMDIMKHLEGRGINIVVDATRNLLTNVLPYKPFLIKPNNHELGEIFGVEITDKDDVIKYAKKLQEQGARNVLVSMAGDGAVLVTEDGQEFKANAPKGKLKNSVGAGDSMVAGFVYGYLKSNDYKQAFIYGVCTGSASAFSEELATKPEVEALIDKWDSASN
- a CDS encoding PTS fructose transporter subunit IIABC; translation: MTIRDLLAAESINLNGTPAGKTEALNQCIDLMAKSGKIADVEKYRKGVFAREEEGTTGIGMGIAIPHCKSDAVTKAGLAAMVVKDGVDFESLDGTPAKIIFLIAAPNTEDNVHLQVLSKLSVMLMDEQFTNSLINAGSVDEFLNIIDSAEKAKDEKEAAKEAKAKEPVEVKKDDVFIVAVTACPTGIAHTYMAAEAIEKKAKELGYQVKVETRGSGGAKNVLTDDEIAKAAGVIVACDTNVPTDRFDGKKVIECQVSDGINKAEELIKRIAAGDAPVFKASGKKEASHSSVGGKESVGHQIYKHLMNGVSHMLPFVVGGGILIAIAFLIDGFSVDLNSLPADQRANFGTITQAAAMFKGIGGTAFGFMLPILAGFIAMSIADRPGLAVGFVGGSIAANGTSGFLGALVAGFVAGYIVLLLKKVFSKLPESLDGMKPVLLYPLLGIFLVGVIMQFVVEPPIGALNTAINNGLNGLNGASAVVLGVLLGGMMSVDMGGPVNKAAYVFGTASIAAGNYNIMAAVMIGGMVPPIAIALATIFFKNKFTADERKAGPTNFIMGLSFITEGAIPFAASDPLHVLPACVVGSAVAGGLSMAFGCTLMAPHGGIFVVPTIGNPLMYLVALVIGSFIACGLLGLLKKKVSE
- the dnaK gene encoding molecular chaperone DnaK, with product MGKVIGIDLGTTNSCVAVLENNQPVVITNSEGQRTTPSVVAFTKNGERLVGEAAKRQAAVNVDRTFFSIKRQMGSDFRAKVDGKLYSAPEISSMILRKLKKDAEDYIGEAVTDAVITVPAYFSDAQRQATKDAGRIAGLNVLRIINEPTSAALAYGLDHGQQQKILVYDLGGGTFDVSVIEIGDNLIEVLATAGDNHLGGDDFDERITNYLVTEFYRQQNVDLRKDNTAMQRVREEAEKAKKVLSSSSSTTINLPFITTVKGQPVHMEMNLTRAEFNEITKDLVERTAIPVNQALSDAGISAAELGMVLLVGGSTRVPAVVEEVRRITGKEPSHNLNPDECVALGAAVQGGKLGGAIVAGSSAAEIILMDVTPLSLGIETVGGVSTKIIDRNTTIPTRYSQIFTTAGSFQTSVDIKVLQGERQFARDNKLIGNFRLKGIKPAPAGVPQIEVTFDIDANGIVQVSAKDLGTGKHQEITITASSNLSDSEIEQAIREAQEYEATDGQRKAYIDARSEADTLVRQVENVMADKEKRKAMDSAQKKSVKSSLSYVKKLISRTKPGNVSEEQAAEIKHAADELRNAAAGLI
- a CDS encoding response regulator transcription factor, whose amino-acid sequence is MTILVCDDDKEIVEAIEIYLMQEGYDVEKAYDGIQAVEIMKNKKIDLMIIDVMMPKLDGIRATLQIRKESRVPIIILSAKTEDADKILGLNVGADDYVTKPFNPLELVARVKSQLRRYTTLSSNDAAGDKVYEAGGLLVNDDLKKVTVDGEEVKLTPIEYNILLLLLKNKGKVYSINEIYESIWNEEAIGADNTVAVHIRHIREKIEINPKEPRYLKVVWGVGYKIEDNK
- a CDS encoding sensor histidine kinase is translated as MKQYTIGKKAAVIVLHQLCMILMVTGVFATGYAFRHDAHENIDIYTLISLAGLVGSFVSLAYMANVAGRKSEDDYTIYYLPIDKVYSDVMLVIFTLLMVFMGKVISGVKNQHFDYASLIMTAGTFTFLFDMAFIILYQSIVRKIKGNILCTHSLMYKGYELLKRVIEKKDIHTQKTKEIMRIQEALEAISEGALDTTLNVNEFHGQQKKVAEAVNHIRQGLMSSVNESLKNEKLKADLITNVSHDIKTPLTSIVNYVDLLKRENLENENAKYYIHVLEEKSQRLKQLTEDLVETSKITSGNVKLNMQKLDLVELLYQTGGEFNERFESRNLTIVTKIPSEQIFIYADGRQLYRSIENLYTNAAKYALENTRVYVELEKADTKAVFTIKNVSKNELDIVSNGNVDLTERFVRGERSRTTEGSGLGLSIAKNLTHLMGGKFEIKVDGDLFIATITYNII